Proteins from a single region of Candidatus Binatia bacterium:
- a CDS encoding pseudouridine synthase, with protein sequence MNKPVGVVTTMRDPQRRSSVGDLVARPGVFPVGRLDYATGGALLLTDDGDLAHCLLHPRFGVEKTYRVAIAGRLSAEDTHRLSRGVTLSEFRAAAAKVRVVAARRDGSVIDVTIHEGRNRQVRRMFEALGHRVLALTRMRFGPLKLGTLPPGRFRELTARERTALERHRRPPA encoded by the coding sequence TTGAACAAGCCCGTCGGGGTCGTGACGACCATGCGCGATCCGCAGCGGCGTTCGAGCGTCGGCGACCTCGTGGCGCGTCCGGGAGTATTTCCGGTCGGGCGTCTGGATTATGCGACTGGGGGCGCGTTGCTGCTTACGGACGACGGCGATCTCGCACATTGCCTGCTCCATCCGCGCTTCGGCGTTGAGAAGACGTATCGCGTCGCGATCGCCGGACGGCTGTCCGCCGAAGACACACATAGGTTGAGCCGCGGCGTGACGCTTTCAGAGTTTCGCGCGGCGGCTGCGAAGGTGCGTGTCGTCGCGGCGCGCCGGGACGGCAGCGTCATCGACGTGACGATTCACGAAGGACGCAACCGCCAAGTGCGCCGGATGTTCGAGGCGCTCGGGCATCGCGTTCTCGCGTTGACGCGGATGCGCTTTGGCCCCTTGAAACTCGGCACGCTGCCGCCCGGTCGGTTCCGTGAGCTGACGGCCCGCGAGCGCACCGCACTCGAGCGGCACCGCAGGCCGCCGGCCTGA
- the rho gene encoding transcription termination factor Rho → MPPMLTAAQLGEKTKTELLDIAKELEVEIPTPAKVKKDEIVTLVVQAQIARSGIEVASGILDILPEGYGFLRRAGYYIGNDDIYVSQSQIRRFELRRGDMVEGQARRPKESEKYYGLIRVDKVNELDPEAIKGRSVFEKGTPIFPEERFKLENRSTQLSTRVIDLFSPIGKGQRALIVSPPKAGKTTLLKNIAQGISINHPDAHIIALLVDERPEEVTDMQRTIDGEVVASTFDEHPENHTTVAELTMERAKRLVELGKDVVILLDSITRLARAYNQVVASSGRTLSGGLDTASLHKPKRFFGAARKIENGGSLTIVGTALIETGSKMDDVIFEEFKGTGNMELNLTRKLAESRVFPAIDIKRSGTRREELLLSPEEMRKIWMLRRATAVLNTGDITEIILDKMVQTRTNEEFLQSVTKEAMSMSRGYEDNGKY, encoded by the coding sequence ATGCCGCCGATGCTCACCGCGGCTCAGCTCGGTGAGAAAACGAAGACCGAGCTGCTCGACATCGCAAAGGAGCTGGAAGTCGAGATTCCGACTCCGGCCAAGGTCAAAAAAGACGAGATTGTCACCCTGGTCGTGCAGGCGCAGATCGCCCGTTCCGGGATCGAGGTCGCGAGCGGGATTCTGGACATCCTGCCTGAGGGATACGGGTTCTTACGCCGCGCGGGCTACTACATCGGCAATGACGACATCTACGTCAGTCAGTCGCAGATACGGCGCTTCGAGCTTCGTCGCGGCGACATGGTCGAAGGCCAGGCGCGCCGGCCGAAGGAGAGCGAGAAGTACTACGGCCTGATCCGCGTCGATAAAGTCAACGAACTCGACCCGGAGGCCATCAAGGGGAGGTCGGTCTTCGAAAAAGGGACGCCGATCTTTCCGGAGGAGCGGTTCAAACTCGAAAACCGCTCGACGCAGCTCTCGACGCGCGTCATCGATCTCTTCTCCCCAATCGGCAAGGGCCAGCGCGCGCTGATCGTTTCGCCCCCCAAGGCCGGTAAGACCACGCTGCTCAAGAATATCGCGCAGGGCATTTCCATCAATCATCCCGACGCGCACATCATCGCGCTGCTCGTGGACGAGCGGCCCGAAGAAGTCACCGACATGCAGCGCACCATTGACGGCGAAGTTGTCGCGTCCACGTTCGACGAGCACCCCGAGAACCACACGACCGTCGCCGAGCTCACCATGGAGCGCGCCAAGCGTCTCGTGGAGCTCGGGAAGGACGTCGTGATCCTGCTCGACTCGATCACGCGCCTCGCCCGTGCGTACAACCAAGTCGTCGCGAGTTCGGGTCGTACGCTGTCCGGCGGGCTCGACACGGCCTCGCTCCACAAGCCGAAGCGCTTCTTCGGCGCAGCGCGCAAGATCGAGAACGGCGGGTCGCTGACGATCGTCGGAACCGCGCTGATCGAGACTGGATCGAAGATGGACGACGTGATCTTCGAAGAGTTCAAGGGCACCGGCAACATGGAGCTCAACCTCACGCGCAAACTGGCCGAGTCCCGCGTCTTTCCGGCGATCGACATCAAGCGGTCGGGCACGCGTCGCGAAGAGCTGCTGCTCTCCCCGGAAGAGATGCGAAAGATCTGGATGCTGCGGCGTGCGACCGCCGTCCTCAACACCGGCGACATCACCGAGATCATCCTCGACAAAATGGTGCAGACGCGCACGAACGAAGAGTTCCTGCAGTCGGTTACCAAAGAGGCGATGTCGATGTCGCGCGGCTACGAAGATAACGGCAAATACTAG
- a CDS encoding energy transducer TonB, with the protein MKRLCRIVAPAAGALVVFAAIPALAQYANEFVPAKLLHQGTTTKPIVGSGKVVIQVEVHSDGSHRAIKVISSTNPGDNAAAMEIAQNSTYRPAHRGSSPVTAFYDFTLQFNGKSVANASNEGSGSGPSVPAGGSLSGAASQVASLIRAKQYSQAKSKAQMELLSSPGDESLRQMLGVAAFDSGDYATAASAFDKVGTIGQQFKPIAAQSFARAAVDVAGSDPTKALEYAQKAMALDPSTNSKYALGQAQLANKQYTDAIATLKQVHAATFADPKTPTSAKVAIDTALMNAYLQTKDTQDMQAMAAEAKQLDPNSTLPGRVIGSGLLNAGVDAANAKNYDEAFKDFDQAAAGGDPEVAVTAYAQAAFLVARMDKPDYKRMQAYADKALALKPNDAAANFAEGIALTGQWASSHDDGTKKKAADALDKADQQAKAEGNEALSLQIESFVKKNLNAAPGGQSGSGS; encoded by the coding sequence ATGAAACGTTTGTGTAGAATCGTCGCTCCAGCCGCCGGAGCCCTGGTCGTCTTCGCCGCGATTCCCGCGCTCGCTCAGTACGCGAACGAGTTTGTCCCGGCGAAGCTGCTCCACCAGGGAACTACGACCAAACCGATCGTGGGCAGCGGCAAGGTCGTCATCCAGGTCGAGGTGCATTCGGACGGCTCGCACAGAGCGATCAAGGTCATCAGCTCGACGAATCCCGGCGACAATGCGGCCGCGATGGAGATCGCCCAGAACTCGACCTATCGTCCGGCGCACCGCGGTTCGAGTCCGGTGACGGCGTTCTACGACTTCACGCTGCAATTTAACGGTAAGTCGGTCGCGAACGCGTCGAACGAAGGCTCCGGATCGGGCCCGTCCGTGCCGGCCGGCGGGTCGCTGAGCGGTGCCGCGAGTCAAGTCGCCTCGCTGATTCGGGCCAAGCAATACTCGCAAGCCAAGTCCAAGGCCCAAATGGAGCTGCTGTCGTCGCCAGGCGACGAGTCGCTGCGGCAGATGCTTGGGGTCGCGGCGTTTGACAGCGGAGACTACGCCACGGCGGCCTCAGCCTTCGATAAGGTCGGAACGATCGGCCAGCAGTTCAAGCCGATCGCCGCTCAGAGCTTTGCCAGGGCCGCCGTCGACGTCGCGGGCAGCGACCCCACCAAGGCGCTGGAGTACGCGCAGAAGGCTATGGCGCTCGACCCGAGCACGAACTCGAAATACGCGCTCGGTCAGGCGCAGCTGGCCAACAAGCAGTACACGGACGCCATCGCGACACTCAAGCAAGTTCACGCCGCCACGTTCGCCGACCCAAAGACGCCAACCAGCGCGAAGGTCGCGATCGATACGGCGCTGATGAACGCTTACCTCCAGACCAAAGACACGCAGGACATGCAGGCGATGGCCGCCGAGGCCAAGCAACTCGATCCGAACAGCACGCTGCCGGGACGCGTGATCGGGAGCGGCTTGCTGAATGCCGGCGTCGACGCGGCGAACGCGAAAAACTACGACGAGGCCTTCAAAGACTTCGATCAAGCCGCGGCGGGCGGCGATCCCGAGGTCGCGGTCACAGCCTATGCGCAGGCGGCGTTCTTGGTTGCAAGGATGGACAAGCCGGACTACAAGCGGATGCAGGCGTATGCCGACAAGGCCCTCGCGCTCAAGCCTAACGACGCGGCCGCGAATTTCGCCGAAGGTATAGCGTTGACGGGTCAGTGGGCGTCCAGCCACGACGACGGCACGAAGAAGAAGGCCGCAGATGCCCTCGACAAGGCCGACCAGCAAGCCAAGGCCGAGGGCAACGAAGCGCTTTCCCTGCAGATCGAATCGTTCGTCAAAAAGAACCTCAATGCCGCGCCCGGCGGGCAGTCGGGAAGCGGTAGTTAA
- a CDS encoding DNA-3-methyladenine glycosylase, producing the protein MTFSRLAPACLPVETEALAVALLGCVLVRESADGVAAGRIVETEAYLPGDPACHAYSGKSLRNATLFGPPHRAYVYQIYGTSYCFNLSSEPDGEGAGVLVRALEPLEGLGLMQARRATTRVRDLCRGPGRLCRALAIDRSFDGLDPFTHPRLWLARTTDGRTRVARSRRIGVTKAPRRRLRFYEAGNPYVSGPAGLSPA; encoded by the coding sequence ATGACCTTCAGCCGGCTCGCGCCGGCGTGTTTACCCGTCGAGACCGAGGCGCTTGCCGTGGCGCTGCTGGGTTGCGTTCTCGTGCGCGAAAGTGCCGACGGTGTTGCCGCGGGAAGGATCGTCGAGACCGAGGCCTATCTGCCCGGCGACCCCGCGTGCCACGCGTATAGCGGCAAGAGCCTGCGCAACGCGACGCTCTTCGGACCGCCGCATCGCGCCTACGTATACCAAATTTACGGAACGTCGTACTGTTTTAACCTATCGAGTGAACCCGACGGAGAAGGAGCCGGCGTGCTCGTGCGCGCGCTCGAACCGCTCGAAGGCCTCGGACTGATGCAGGCCCGACGGGCGACGACGCGCGTGCGCGATCTGTGCCGCGGTCCGGGGCGGCTATGCCGGGCCCTCGCGATCGATCGCTCGTTTGATGGACTGGACCCGTTCACTCACCCCCGGCTGTGGCTCGCGCGAACGACGGACGGTCGAACGCGCGTGGCGCGCAGCCGCCGCATCGGAGTCACCAAGGCCCCACGCAGGCGGCTGCGCTTCTACGAAGCGGGAAATCCCTATGTCAGCGGCCCCGCTGGCTTGAGCCCGGCTTGA